Proteins found in one Magnolia sinica isolate HGM2019 chromosome 5, MsV1, whole genome shotgun sequence genomic segment:
- the LOC131246334 gene encoding extensin-2-like isoform X13, protein MRLPIGDPSSWGRLWPHILLAFAIIFLSSNVEATGEPYIYASPPPPYEYKSPPPPSPSPPPPYYYKSPPPPSPSPPPPYYYKSPPPPSPSPPPPYYYESPPPPEKSPPPPYYYKSPPPPSPSPPPPYYYKSPPPPEKSPPPPYYYKSPPPPSPSPPPPYYYKSPPPPEKSPPPPYYYKSPPPPSPSPPPPYYYKSPPPPEKSPPPPYYYKSPPPPEKSPPPPYYYKSPPPPEKSPPPPYYYKSPPPPEKSPPPPYYYKSPPPPSPSPPPPYYYKSPPPPKEYPTPPYYYKSPPPPKEYPTPPYYYKSPPPPSPSPPPPYYYKSPPPPSPSPPPPYYYKSPPPPSPSPPPPYYYKSPPPPSPSPPPPYYYKSPPPPSPSPPPPYYYKSPPPPSPYPPPPYYYKSPPPPVPVPHPHPHHHPLIVKVVGKVYCYRCYDWKYPKKSHDKKHLKGAVVKITCKAGDKEIVAYGKTKINGKYSIAVEGYDYMKYGDEACKAMLHAPPKDSKCNIPTNLHYGKKGAMLKVKSKTHEEVVLKAKPFAYAPKTPYKECEKPKPKPPTYYYKSPPPPTPTYYYKSPPPPPPTYYYKSPPPPVYYYKSPPPPPPTYYYKSPPPPVYYYKSPPPPPPTYYYKSPPPPVYYYKSPPPPSPSPHPYYYKSPPPPSPSPPPPYYYKSPPPPPPTYYYKSPPPPVYYYKSPPPPSPSPHPYYYKSPPPPSPSPHPYYYKSPPPPSPSPHPYYYKSPPPPSPSPPPPYYYKSPPPPSPSPPHPYYYKSPPPPSPSPPHPYYYKSPPPPSPSPPPPYYYKSPPPPSPSPPPPYYYKSPPPPSPSPPPPYYYKSPPPPNPSPPPPYYYKSPPPPSPSLHPPYYYKSPPPPSPSPPPPYYYKSPPPPSPSPPPPYYYKSPPPPSPSPPTPYYYKSPPPPSPSPHPYYYKSPPPPSPSPPPPYYYKSPPPPSPSPHPYYYKSPPPPSPSPPPPYYYKSPPPPSPSPPPPYYYKSPPPPSPSPPHPYYYKSPPPPSPSPPPPYYYKSPPPPSPSPPPPYYYKSPPPPSPSPPPPYYYKSPPPPSPSPPPPYYYNSPPPPSPSPPPPYYYKSPPPPSPSPPPPYYYKSPPPPDASPPPPYYYKSPPPPSPSPPPPYYYKSPPPPSPSPPPPYYYKSPPPPSPSPHPYLYSSPPPPIHY, encoded by the exons ATGAGACTACCGATCGGCGACCCCTCATCATGGGGTCGTCTGTGGCCACACATACTACTGGCCTTTGCAATCATCTTCTTGTCTAGCAATGTAGAAGCTACCGGCGAGCCGTACATTTACGCCTCGCCACCACCACCATATGAGTATAAGTCGCCGCCACCGCCGTCGCCTTCCCCTCCACCACCATATTACTATAAATCACCACCACCACCGTCTCCGTCACCCCCGCCACCTTACTACTACAAATCGCCGCCTCCTCCGTCTCCGTCTCCGCCACCACCTTACTACTACGAGTCACCACCACCACCTGAAAAGTCCCCTCCACCACCGTATTACTACAAATCTCCTCCACCACCCTCTCCATCTCCACCACCACCTTACTACTACAAGTCACCACCACCACCTGAAAAATCCCCTCCACCACCATATTACTACAAATCTCCTCCACCACCCTCTCCATCTCCTCCACCACCTTACTACTACAAATCTCCACCCCCTCCTGAGAAATCTCCTCCACCACCATACTACTACAAATCTCCTCCACCACCCtctccatcaccaccaccaccttacTACTACAAATCTCCACCACCTCCTGAGAAATCTCCACCACCACCATACTACTACAAATCTCCACCACCTCCTGAGAAATCTCCACCACCACCATACTACTACAAATCTCCACCACCTCCTGAGAAATCTCCTCCACCACCATACTACTACAAATCTCCACCACCTCCTGAGAAATCTCCTCCACCACCATACTACTACAAATCTCCACCACCGCCGTCTCCATCTCCACCACCTCCTTACTACTACAAATCTCCACCCCCACCGAAGGAATATCCAACACCACCATACTACTACAAATCTCCACCCCCGCCAAAGGAATATCCAACACCACCATACTACTACAAATCTCCACCACCACCATCTCCCTCTCCACCACCCCCTTACTACTATAAATccccaccaccaccatcaccatctcctccacCGCCTTACTACTACAAGTCACCACCTCCTCCTTCACCCTCACCTCCACCACCATACTACTACAAGTCTCCCCCACCACCATCACCGTCTCCGCCGCCACCTTACTACTACAAGTCtcccccaccaccatcaccatcaccaccaccaccttacTACTACAAATCTCCACCACCACCTTCCCCATATCCACCACCTCCATACTACTACAAATCACCACCACCTCCAGTGCCAGtcccacacccacacccacaccaccACCCCCTCATCGTGAAGGTCGTCGGAAAGGTTTACTGCTACCGATGCTACGACTGGAAATATCCCAAGAAGTCCCATGACAAGAAACATCTCAAAG GTGCTGTTGTGAAAATCACGTGCAAGGCTGGAGACAAAGAGATTGTAGCCTATGGCAAGACCAAGATCAATGGAAAATACAGCATTGCTGTGGAAGGCTATGATTATATGAAATATGGAGATGAGGCTTGCAAGGCCATGCTCCATGCACCACCAAAGGACTCCAAGTGTAACATCCCCACAAACCTCCATTATGGCAAGAAAGGGGCCATGCTCAAAGTGAAATCCAAAACCCATGAAGAGGTTGTCCTTAAAGCCAAGCCATTTGCCTATGCACCCAAGACCCCGTACAAGGAATGCGAGAAACCTAAGCCAAAACCACCTACTTACTACTACAAATCCCCACCCCCACCCACACCCACTTACTACTACAAGTCGCCACCACCTCCCCCGCCGACGTACTACTATAAGTCTCCACCACCACCAGTCTACTACTACAAGTCGCCACCACCTCCCCCGCCGACGTATTACTACAAGTCTCCACCACCACCAGTCTACTACTACAAGTCGCCACCACCTCCCCCGCCGACATACTACTACAAGTCTCCACCACCACCAGTCTACTACTACAAGTCCCCACCTCCACCATCGCCATCTCCCCATCCTTACTACTACAAGTCCCCAC CTCCACCATCGCCATCTCCTCCCCCTCCTTACTACTACAAGTCACCACCACCTCCCCCACCAACATACTACTACAAGTCTCCACCACCACCAGTCTACTACTACAAGTCCCCACCTCCACCATCGCCATCTCCCCATCCTTACTACTACAAGTCCCCACCTCCACCATCGCCATCTCCTCATCCTTACTACTACAAGTCCCCACCTCCACCATCGCCATCTCCCCATCCTTACTACTACAAGTCCCCACCCCCACCATCGCCATCTCCTCCTCCTCCATACTACTACAAGTCCCCACccccaccatcaccatcacccccTCATCCCTACTACTACAAATCCCCACCACCCCCATCACCATCCCCACCACATCCATACTACTACAAATCCCCACCTCCCCCATCGCCATCTCCACCACCACCCTACTACTACAAATCCCCACCACCTCCATCTCCAAGCCCACCACCTCCCTACTACTACAAGTCCCCACCCCCACCATCGCCGTCTCCTCCTCCTCCATACTATTACAAATCACCTCCACCACCAAATCCATCTCCACCACCTCCCTACTACTACAAGTCCCCGCCCCCACCATCACCGTCATTGCATCCTCCCTACTACTACAAATCCCCACCCCCACCATCGCCATCTCCTCCTCCCCCTTACTACTACAAATCCCCACCTCCACCATCACCATCTCCACCACCACCCTATTACTACAAATCTCCTCCTCCCCCATCACCTTCACCACCAACACCTTATTACTACAAGAGCCCACCACCTCCCTCACCATCTCCTCATCCATACTACTACAAGTCCCCACCTCCACCATCACCCTCACCACCACCACCCTATTACTACAAATCTCCCCCTCCCCCATCACCATCCCCACATCCATACTACTACAAGTCCCCGCCACCCCCATCACCATCTCCACCCCCTCCTTACTACTACAAGTCTCCACCTCCACCATCGCCATCTCCTCCCCCTCCTTACTACTACAAGTCCCCACCCCcaccatcaccatctcctccccaTCCTTACTACTACAAGTCTCCACCGCCACCATCCCCATCTCCTCCTCCTCCATACTACTACAAGTCCCCACccccaccatcaccatcacccccTCCTCCCTACTACTACAAATCCCCACCACCCCCATCACCATCCCCACCACCTCCATACTACTACAAATCCCCACCTCCCCCATCACCATCTCCACCACCACCCTACTACTACAATTCCCCACCACCTCCATCGCCATCTCCGCCACCTCCCTACTACTACAAGTCCCCACCCCCACCATCGCCATCTCCTCCTCCTCCCTACTATTACAAATCACCTCCACCACCAGATGCATCACCACCACCTCCCTACTACTACAAGTCCCCGCCCCCACCATCACCGTCACCGCCTCCTCCCTACTACTACAAATCCCCGCCCCcaccatcaccatctcctcctcCCCCCTACTACTACAAATCCCCACCACCACCCTCACCATCCCCTCATCCATACCTCTACTCCTCCCCTCCCCCTCCAATCCACTACTAA